The region ttttgtgtTGAGACCGGTGGCAGTCCCCGCACTGAAGGACTGTTAAGGGACACCACAGTGCTGGGGAGGAACAGCCTTTCGCTGAGCTCCAGCTGTGGGATTtccaccccagctctgccatctCCGGTGTGAGTAAACCCACAGTGACCTTCAAGACAAGGAAGGCGCAAGGGTGGTGTTTTGTGTCCAGGAATTAGCTTGTCTAACCTAGTCACCCTCCCCATTGCTAGTTGACGGTGGGTGACAACCCATGAAGTAGCTTTGGGGGAAATTCTGTGGGCCAACTTGGACAATTGGGGGAGAAAAATCCAAAAAGGATGTGCAAAAAGGATACAGGCACTTTGGCTGCTCCCTCCCACAGCAACACACAGATGTCCTGTCCCTTGACCTGAggcaaaaaaacattttcagctatTTCCAGATATCACAAATCCTGGCTTTCTTTAGCATATTGCTGTGCACAGTGAAGCGTGGGCAGCTTGGGTGGAGAAGGTCTACGCAGAATGATTTTAACACAGAACGTCCTGTGCCTTGAACCACTTGCCCAGCAGCTTTTCCACAGCCTGAACTACTCACTCCTTTGGAGCCAACTGCCCAGAGATCTTCAGACCTTTCAaaactccattttctttttgacagaTTTGGGTTTtgtaggggaagaaaaagaaaatctctaaCTCTGCCTCAGGCCACAGAGAACGCCCTTGGACATGTCTGTTTGCAGGAGGGGGTGTCCAAAAAGGTGCCCAAAGCTGTGGACATCACCCTGAGACTCCTTTGCTATTGCTCCTTGATACATATTGGCTGTTAGCATGGCACCTACAGCTCACGCATCTTTTAATAGTGGGAGCCTGCAGTGCTCCCAGGGACAGCAAGTGCCTCACATGTTGCATGGTAGAAAATAATCTTGGAGGCAAAGAGGTGAACAGGCACGTAGCCCGCTGCCGGGGAGGTGGGGagcttgctgcagctgcttgcCACAGCTCCTGTTCTCCAGGGATATCCTTGCTGCTTCTTAACAGTAAATCACACCAGCCTGAGCACCAAGCTCAACTGTGTGCTTTAATATAGCACACTAATGCATCTTTcccttgcaaaggaaaagatatGTGATTAAAATAGGCAGACTCTTTTTCCGGGATTTTCAAGCAACTCTATGTAGTTGGACTTTCAGGTCCTTCGGGTCAAGGTACACCTCTGCAGGGAGCCGTGCTCAGAGCTCCTTTTTCTAATCTTGTTGCTTTCCGCCCCTCATTCTCCTGCAACGTTGCTGCTCACACAGCTCAGCTCCGGGCAGCAGGAAGAGGACGGTCATAAGGGACCCGTCCGGCACCGCCTTGCCCAGCTCTTCGTCCTCTCTCACAGGTACTCAGCCTATTTTTGTAGTCCGATTTCCTTGCAGTTGTTTGCTGAGGTGCTCACGTGGGAGGAGAGGGTTGTATCGGTGAGGTTTGCTAGACAGGAGGTGGGAGCTGCAGGCTGTGACATGAGGGCCCTGCGACTGGGGAGCACCCAGGAGAACTTCCTGGGTGGAAAGGACTTTGCAGAGGGACGGAGCCTGGGTTGCTCAGAAGTGAGGTTGTTAAACACCAAATGCCATCCGCAGCAAGGAGGAGCAGTGACTTTCCGCTGCCTCTGTTAACAGCTTCCCCCTGTAACTGGCACAATCACTGGGCACAGTCCAGACCACGCCGGAGTCCCAGCTTGGGCTTGGGGACAACGGGGTCCAGCTCCAAGCAAGCTTCTCTGACTGCAGTGAGCAGatgtcctggagaaactgtgCCTGGTTTTATAGCTACATGATATAGGCACCAGAAGGGATTCTGTCCCCTTCCTGTAATGTAATGACACAGCCCCTTTCCATGGGAACATCAAGCAGCTGCTTCAGCCCCGGTGCCCTCTTCTTCCAGGAATATTCTTTCCCCAGAGACATTTCCTACTGCACTGCCAGGGCCCAGCTTGTCTTCACTCTCTGTCTTTGCTCCACCTGGATGAGTGTCCGCACCTGGACATGAAGGAGGTCGGCAGGACACCAGAGGGGGTTGGAGGAAAGGATGACACACATGGCCTATCCTTGGTGCACACAGGTTTTAGTGCACTGGGACCTCAACATCTTGGTGACATCAGCCCTCAGTGAGGTCACCCAGCTGGTCCTCCAGATCTGGCCCTAGGCAGGGGCTTTGGCATGCTTAGGTCCCACCAGAGCAAAGTGGGGGTCTGAGGCCCTGCCAGGGAGGAGAATTTATTGCTTCTGTACTTGTGCCACCTGCAGGccaaaagaaaacctgttcGATCTCCATTCACAGTTCCGTCCGCAGCTGCCTGGACCATTTCCCTGAGCAGCTGGATGCTCCTAACCTTCATCTTCTGTGGTTTTGCATGCTGATTCCCAGCCCTGAGATGATGTCCTGGAAGGAGGAGTGTATGAGTCCACCCTCATGTTTCATCCAGTGCCTGGACCACCTTGTGTTAACTGTGAAGAGCATTGAGGACACTGTGGCCTTTTATTCCAAAGTCCTGGGCATGGAGGTGGTGACTTTCAAGGTAACATGTGGCACAGGCTCGGCTCAGGTCTAGGGACCTGGAGCTGCAGTTCTAGGCCAGTGGCTGGCTGGTCCTTGTAGGACCTGATAGGGTCTCTGGGGCACCTTCTTGGGGTGGGGATGGTAGGACCAGCACAAGCTGAAGGCCATCAAGCTCTGAGTTTCAACAGAGTCGAGCTGAGTCAGAGGCAAGTTCAAACCATGCTGCAGAAGGAGTCAaagtgacaaaaaaagaaaggttatttaaaaaacaatttctaGGACTGAAAGAGGAGAACCCTCAAACCCACATGTCCTCTAAAGATGTCTGACAGGCTCTTGTTTTGATATTTCCATTggcaaagagaggaaaagatggttaacattttcagaacaaCTCATCTCTTGCCCAAGCTTCAGGCCACTTGACCTGTTTTGGATGTACACACTGCACCTTTTTAACTTGTAAGCTTacttccttctctcctgccccATCATGTCTCTTAAAAGCAGTTGCGCTCACATCCCAAGGCTACAGTGAGCCTCAGTTTGTTCTTTAGGCGGGCACAGATGGCAGGTCAGTGTCCTGTGTATCCGTGGGGTCTCAGGACTCAGCTGCCACATGAGCCTGCAGAAATCTCCTTGAGAGTCTGCAAAGACAAGAGATGCCAAAACCTCCCTCCTCCCACTGCCTCATCTTTGTTCCTACTGCAGTGTCAGCCTGTGCATTATTTGTGTGGCTGCCCCACAGGCAGGATGGAGAGTGCCCCAAACTGAAACCATGCATCATTATGGTGTGGAAGTAGCTGCATGTGGCTGTAGGACTTTCTCAGGTCACTCCACATTTCCAGGGATGTCATGGGAGCCTTGCAGTGGCCAGTTCTTGTCTTGCATTGCCACAGCAAGAGCCCAGAGTTAGCAGGACTACAGCCAGGTCCCCGGGACTTTTAGGACTACACAGGTGAGTGGATGCTGAAGGCTTCCAGGCCAGTAAATCTCATTGCGCTTTGATTCTTTTCTCTGGGGACAGGGAAATCGCAAAGCTTTACATTTTGGCAACCAGAAGTTTAACCTGCATGAGGCTGGGAAGGAGTTTGAacccaaggctcggtgcccagTCCCCGGCTCTGCAGATATCTGCCTTATCACACAGGTGCCCCTGGACCAGCTGCTGGATCATCTGAAGGTGAGGAAGGCGTAGAGTGTGCACAGGGCAGTGTGACCCCGGAAGGCATGAAGCCAGAGCCTCCCAAGTGACACTTTCAGGGTCTTTGTTTTGGGGAATGTCAGAATTGTCTCATCCAACAGTTCATGTTTTCAAGGCTGAGGGGGGAAGAATGCACAATGCCCTGATAAGACTACCTTAAGCATTAAACCCCTGCTCCCATGTCTCCTCCCAGGCCTGTGGGGTGATTATTGAAGAAGGTCCTGTGGCCAGAACTGCTGCCCTGGGTCCAATAACATCCATCTACTTCCGAGACCCCGATGAGAACCTGATTGAGGTTTCCAGGTACTGCACAGATGCAACTGCAGTCAACGGAGGGGAACCCTAACCACAATGATACTCTGCCTGTGTCCCAGCAGGAGACAGGATGCAGAGGCCAGGCTTTTGATGGCCAGTTTACAGGttcaagcttttattttgcaaaccTAGGACAAGTCTCAAATCCCAACCATAAAAGTAGGGCTGCATGAAACTTGACAGTTTCCCCAAGGCAGCCTGCTCAGCTCTCACCCCTGGGTGTGAATCCTACTTTTATAAATCACCATCAGTGAGACTTCATGACCTTCTTGGAAGatctgtcctgctgctgctgtactACTCTTGTTGGGACATTTTTCCCAATGTCTGACACCCCTTTTGCTGCCTTTGAAGCCCCTCATTTCTACACTGTCCACCAGGAACAGAAGGAACCTGTCATTCCTCTCCTCTTCATAGTTACTTTGACACAGCTGAAGATTTGTCTCCCTCTCCATCCGCCTGCTTGGCTTGACTCAGGCTGGCTGGCACTGGTGGCTCTCACACCAAGCCGGTGGTTTATATCCAGCTGTGACTGTTGAAACCCACTTTCTGCCTGGAAACTGGGAACTTGGCCTCTGTGTCTGACACACAAAGCGCTCCTGAGCCTGAAGCTTTGTGCTCCCTACTCAGCCTTGCCTAAATAGTTATAAGGTTCCTGCAACCCAGGATGGGTAAGTGCAGAGATGAGATGGCTGCATGGAGGGGAGAGCATCTAAAGTCAGTGAGTTCACCTAGATTTATGCAGGGATAAGGGGGAAATAAGGCGCTAAGAAGATGCTGGcatcaggaagaaaacattGGCTCCCCCTTGCAGCCCAGCcttgctgcaaggcagcaagaGGGCTTTGCTCTGGCCCTTGAACCAGCTGCATATGTCTGGCCTGCACATCCCAGCTGCCAAGGGAGGGATGCAACCTTGCAACACAGCTGGGAGGGATTTGCTCCTCCTTTCCATCCCTGTGCAGGACAGATTCCTGTGGGCTGTTTGTCTCAGTCATTCATTTTTGGAACAGCAGCCTCCTTGCAAAACTTGACCCCCCTTGTGGCAACATGTCCAGGGCTTGGGAGAGCCTCTGGACCAGGGAGAGGAAGGCCAATACTCTTGCCTTCCTCTGTCCAGAAGAAACATCCAGAGTCACTCCAGGAGCTCTGGCATGGAGCTGCCTGCGTGGCATGGAGGGAGGCAAGGCTCATTCCTGTGAGGAAGGTGTGTTAGCAGAGCTGGAGTGGGGGTCTACCATGGCAGAGTCCACTCTGACTGACTGATGGCACTCAATTACTTGTGGGACTGTCctaagttttcttcttcctttaattacttaaaaagcaattcttcagttatttaaaaagcataaaacaatACAGAAGGACTTGGGGTTTTTCAAGGAGAGCAGTTCCCCAGCTGGCCACACTGCGGTAGCAATGCTATCATCACGGAAATAGTgctggaaggcagagaggaCTTTTCTGACCTCTACAGTCAAAATCCTCTCTAAAATTGAAATAATCCGTGAAAtgtactaattttttttctgtgacatttCGTGGGAAATCCAGAATTCTCCATGGCGCGAAAAAATGCAAAGCCCTACAAAATTCCGTTCTTCAGATTATCAAAAGCTTGTGCCGGTGGTGGACGTAGGGATGAACGCCGCGTTCAGCTCGAGTTGAACCATTGCGGGAACTAAAGACAAGAGCTGCCACGGGAGAAAGTCACAGGCACCTCATAACCTTCACCTTGTGAACAGAGGCCCCGGAAGGGGACCCCCAGGGAGGGATCCCCGAGGAGGGACCCCCCGGGGAGCGGAGTCCCCGGTCCTGGAGCCCGACCGGCGGCTGCTCTCCAGGGTGCTGATGGCCGCGGCCGTCTCCGGCCCTCCCGCGGGGCCCCACGGGTGGGTCCTGCCCACGGGAGAGGGCTGACGGCGGCATCCTGCTcccgccagccctgcctcagCTTTCCCCCGCTCTCTGATGGCCAGGGCTTCTTCATCCCTGGCCAAGCGCTTGTGCCAGCAGAGCCCTATTAATTTCTGGCGCAGGACTGTAGTTATTGATTGATTGCTAACACAGAtcctgcctggctctgcactGCGAAGTGTCCTTTCATTCACTGAGCTTGCTGCCATAAATATGTTTGTGGAGAAAGgtttccttttcttaattttaagtGTCATTTATCTTGGAACAGCAGTAGAAAGAAGGACAATGGCTCTTTTCTTATTAAGCCTAAGAGGAAAAGTTAGGGACTTTGGTGGCACCATATTAATCGCTGGATACCCTCAGTGTCACATGAGCTGGTCTATAATTTTCACAGGCCATTTTTTAACTTGGCTCTTTTAAGGGCTTGCTTCCCTTGCCAGGGGTTTGGACCTCCTAATTAGTTAAGGATATGAAACATTTGCTGTTTGAAACTGGAAATAATGAGTGAGACACTTTCCTGGCCTGGGATACTGGAGGCGTTTTCAGGGTCCTAGGCTTTTAGAGGAAATgccataaatgaaaaaaatctcaggtaTGCTTTTAGCTCCTAGATGCTCTGGAAATGCTTCAGCTGATAAGGGGCCCAATAAAAGGAAAGTTGAACCCTACTAGCCTTCCTGTGCCTTCCCTTCCTAATTTTACACATCGTCTGCTGAAAGGTGTCAGGATTGCATCTGATGGGATAGCCAAGATATGAATGAGGTTTGGAAGGGTTTCTGGATCCGAGGGACAAAATGTAGCCTGCAACCCAActgaaaagctcttttttctGCTCCAACATCAACATGTAAAAGGTGCTAgttccctcctctcctgctcagcttCACTGCTACGTGGTGCAGAAGGCATGGAAATGAGAACATTGGAACAAGTGTTAGGACACTGAAACCACTGATAATCCACTGAGATGCATTGTTCCCTCCACTGAAGGCCATCTCAGTTCTGTCACACGCATTGCTTCCCTTGACAAATGTTGAGCTAACAGCTGACTTGGAAGGCACTGGCTCTGTGGGTTTCCAGTTCATTGGGCTGTGAAACATGGAATGACATTTTTGGTGATCTCACACCTGACTTGAACCAAGAGAAACTAGGAGCTTGTCATGGAAATTTAGCAACTATTTGAAATCTGTTGCTTAATGGAGAAACACTGGGTAACTTCTCTTTGTTGACAGATCTTGTTTAACCACAGCCAGGCTTTGCTGGCTAATATCTATTGTTCTCACCAGGAAAAACAGCCTGCAGGGCTCAATGTAAATATATGACTCTGGAGAAATCACTGGCCACAGGCCAGCCTTCTAGCTGGCCCTGTCCTAGCCTCTGCTGGGTTCCCCATCAGTTGGAAAAGCCTCTGTATTGCTTATGTTCAGATTAATCCTGAAAAACTGATAGTCTACATAATGTAGCATTAAATCTTTATGCAGAAAATGAACTTACTTCAGTTCTTTATTCAGAAAGATTCAGTGTGAATATGCTAGACAGTATGAGAGAGTGGATTAACAGGTGGGCAAACAGTTTTACTCTGGCTGGGAAGTTCTCTGCATAGACCACTACCAGCAAGCTAAAAAGGAATTGGCCCACATTCCTTCTTGCCTGTCTAGTCCCACCTCAGTCCCCCTTGCAGAAGGCACCCCGCACTTCTGCAACAGATTCTGTACCTATATCATGATCATATTGGAAACAAGTTCTTTGGATCAGCAATCACAGTAGTTGTTTAATGTACAGAGGAATATTGCATCATTCTCCATCTCACTGTTCAGAAAGGATGCAGGGTAAGAAAGCCTTTCAGTGAATGGCTACTCAGGAGCACAAGTACTGATTTCACCCCAGCTGGAAAGATGAGTTAAGGACCGAGTCTCAATGAGCTTTCCCTCCTCTCAGGGGAGAGAAACAGGAATTTCCCAATGCGAGTCACAGCGTGTATGTGCCCAAGTCTCCATCTGGAGGTGCCCATCTCTGCACGGACTGTAGAGACCACCTCTGGTGAGCCAGCTCTGAATAGGCACCTGGGCGACCTGCGCAAAGCCAGGAGGGACGATGTGGCACAGCCCTAGGATCAGCAGGGATCACCTCACCGGAGGCGTAGGATGTAGGTATGGGACTGATGTAGGGTTCCTCACCTACCAACTGCCTTTCATTCAGAAAAGACATACAGGTTTTAAGGGTCCTTATACCATCCCTTGTACAGCGACAAAGTGACAAACACTTCCCAagtgctggagaaatgggaggcttttactggaaaaggaaaaaacaatccCTCTCTGCCTGGGAGttttgcaggcagggctgtTTACAGTAACTGATAGATTTTTCATCTGGCCAGCATGACTAACTAACCATGATCTGAAAAGTGCCTGGAAGAGCCCTAAGAAAAGCACACATTTTGCAGCTGaacttcctcttcttcccagaCTCAGCAGTTAGGcattctgcacagaaaaaactttgaatgcagctttaaaaaatatctagACACAGTTCCTCCTGGGGAACTGGCTTCCAGATGATACCCCAGGATTCTCATAGATttccttgggattttttttttgtacttgtgGTGGCATTTCAGCTACTCAGACAGCATCAACCATGAGTTGAAATTTAATCTGTGTACTAATTACTGACACAGACCCACCTCCTGCCTTCATGAGCTCTTTTGGTATTAAAGCGTGTACTTTGACTTCAAGGGGTGGGAACTTTCCTGACACTGGAAATCAATAGTAAAGCACCAATGAAGAAAGGAATCAGAGTTTCACCAGGACAAATCCCTTATCAAAAACCCACTTGCTGTTCCCTCACAGGTTGCAGGCCAGCTGGGAACTATCTGACAGATTCTCGAGGTTGTCCACCATAGTGATGAtggtttctattttttcttctggaagcaCATGAGAGGCGTTGGCTCGAAACTTCTTCAGGAGCGATTCTTTGCTCAGTGGCTTCCTCCAGTGCCCATAGAAAGTGTCACATTTGCCTGTGAGGACATCCCCGCTGTGCAGGAGCAGTGCCACCTCTCCGTACATCTTGTCAAAGTTGGCCACATTATCTTCAGGGTGCTCCACCACCACTTTgtccagcagctccctcagctCCTGCCGCTGGATGCTGCTCTCTGTGAAGGAGCTGAGGCCCACTTCACCATCCAACAGGGCAGCACAGGCATTGAACTGGAAGGAGTGTCTAGCCTGGTGTTCAGAGCTGGGGAAAGGCCGATTGATGTACTTTGACACTGGGATCTTCAGCACAATGGTGCGGATCAAAGAGGGACAGAAGGACCCTGCATAGTTGATGAAAAGGTTCCGGACAGACAAGGCAGCATCCACCACCCAGTGCATCCCCAGGTGGGCTGGGAATCGCTTGAAAGCAATATCTTGCTTCTCCAAGAGGAACTCATGATGGTCACTTGGTGTGGACAGTGGTTTGGGTTGATAGACACTGTAGAAAACACTGAATCCAGAGCAACCAGGGATATCATCCAGAATTAAGGGGTTAGCCTCCATCCCTCGGGcagccagcagtgctgcttcGAAGCCCAGGCGGGTAGCATTCCCGATATGCAATGGCTTGGCTTGGGTGGCAGCGTTTGCCATGGGTGCCCCTGCAAGCGACGCAGCAATACCCAAAGCGTGTGCGCACTGGGCTGTGCTGAGAGAGAGCAGTTTTGCAGTGGCCGCAGCACTGCCCATGGTACCGACCACCGAGGGAGGGTGGAACCTAAAGGGGAAATCGCAGATATGAGCATCCCTGCCTGTTTGTCACAGGGAGCACCCAAGCACCTCACCTACCAGACCTGCCTATGGGACTGGAAATGAACCGCCAAGTCAGCCAGTGGAAATCCCTCATGGCTCTGGTGCGGGTGGGATTCACCTAACTCAAAATATAGCCATCTAAGAACCAAGTGTCTACTTGAAACTTCATTGGAGACAACAGAGTAGCTCAGCATCtacagaaagcaatttttaatcTTCCCTAAGAGTAGGCACCATTGCTTGTGTCCATACAGCCAAACGTTCTCCCCCCAGACAAATAAGGTGGCCTCATCCAACATGCCCCAGGCTAACAGTTCCTGGTCAATGCTGTCCCTTGGACCACACCAGGGCACTGCCTGGTGAATGGCAGTCGGCACAGGCAGAAATTTTGCCAGGCACTGGGCCCACAATTAAGCTGTCTGCATGGCTGTGGGCCACTGCCTGTCCTCTGCTCTTGCCCTGGTTACTTTAGATGACGACACTGCAGACCCAGTGGTAGTCCTCTTGATGGTTATTTTCAAGGCAAGATCACCGCATGTCAccaaatgaatataaaataagtGGTGCCTCATCAGCTCTGGCGGAACTGGCATTTGGCTCTCAGTAGGGCTTTACCCTGATCCTGGGTTCAGCTGGACTTTAACGTTTTGAAACCCTGAGTAGGCCTGTCAATGGACTCACCAACCCTCTTCCTACTCGGTGAAGAAAAGGAGGTTTACCTTTTGGGAATGTCATGAGCCTCAGTGGAGAAATGCATGAGCCTCCCTTGCACTTCCAGGCCCACGTTAAATGCCAGCAGGAAATCCATGCCGTTGGGTTTGGTGCTTGGAGGTAGCATCTGGGAAGCTGCCAGAAGAGCTGGCAGAACAGCCCCTGACGGGTGAGTAGCAGGGTGCCAGGTATCATCGAAGTCCATGGAGTGAGTCTGCCAGAGAAACGGAGATGAGGACATGGTGGTGTGGggggctgggagctgagggAGCTAGGGGTCCTTGCTGATATTGCTGAGGCTACATCTGCAACGACATCCACCCAGTCACCTCCTGGTCCCCACGGTGGCTGTTTGGTCCCTCTGAAAGCAGTGTGCAAGACTGCAGAGGAGCCCCTGACTTCTTGTCCCCTATTACCCCTCCCAGTCACCAGTCTGCTTCCTGTAACACTAATTAGTGTCTTTGGAGgcaccacagagctgctcctggaAGAGCCTGCCTTACCGCAACTCCATTAGTAAATGCAGCCAGCGTTGGGGAGAGCTTTATGCCTGGCTTGCCGTAGACAGAGCTCACAGCACCTGAAGAGTACAGCTCCTGTGAAAGGGAGAGAAATTCAGGTGAGGACCTTGAGTAAAGCAGCGATTGCGTGACACCAGAACATCCCTCTACTGCAAGGGTGAAGTCCCACGTCAGCCACGAAATAAGGCCTTGGTTATGGTGGTGATGTCAGGCTGGGGATCACGTAACTATGTGTTAATATGGGGCTGTTCCTACCCGACAGTACTGCAGAGCGATATCGAACACATGCGTCGTGCTGCCCACGAGGCCAACCCCAATGCTGTCGAGGATCATCCTCTTGCTCCTGTGACGGACGGTCTTGGACAAGTGCTCGGGTCGAACTGCGTGGATGAAGGAGGCAAAGCTGCTGGTCACGGTCTCCTCCGGAGCGCTCCTGGCCACCACTGCAGCACcgagagagagggaagggggtAAAAACACAGGCGGGACATGTGCTGACAGCTCACAGATCTTCACCCTCTGGTCTCACTGAATTTACTGAAgggcaaaggcagctggaaaGTGTAGGATCTGCCCAGCATGTCCCTTGGGTCACATGGCTGCATACAGCCCTACAGATTTGGGAGGCGACGCACAGCTTCCTTGTGCTGTGAGCCTCTCCCTGAGAATGGCATTTGGCCCCAGAGTCACCTCCTGTGGCTTCAGACACTTGGCAGAGACTAGGAGAGGAGCACCATTGCTCCACGCTCCCTCTATAGACAGTGGAGAGATGCTCCTGGAGAGGGGACTGGCATCTTCTCTGAGGGCAGGTGCCATTTCTCCCTCATTGCCAGCCCAAGGAGCGCAAGGCGAGGAGGCTGGTGTGAATCCTGTCCCTCTCCGTGGGTTTCCAAGGGTTCACAGCACATCCTGGCTCCTACTGCCTTCACACGCTGCAAGGACTGCTCTGCACGCCTCATGAGTGGCTTCAAGAAGGTTCAAGTGAAGCAGTTTCAGGGCTCAGCCACATCCCCCCACCCTGGGTTTCAAGTGACCATCTTTTGGGGGGTCAATACAAATTATGTCCCTTTATCTGGAGAAAAGGCAGAGCAGGTGCCCTGCTGCATTACCAGTTGTGCCCTGTGGGGAGTGGATCACATAAAACCAAAACTTCCTATagcttctgttattttttggCAAGCAGGACTAGACCCAAAGCCTGGATTTATCCAGGAGTTTGGTCCTACAAGGCACTGAGGTGTCTTGACTCAGCCGGCAAAGCTCTTAAGCCCTATGCACTCAAAAGGATGctagtgcttaaaaaaaaaaggctttatgTGTTCTCTCATAGTTGAGCTCAGTGTGCCAGAAGATTCAGCCTA is a window of Gavia stellata isolate bGavSte3 chromosome 14, bGavSte3.hap2, whole genome shotgun sequence DNA encoding:
- the GLOD5 gene encoding glyoxalase domain-containing protein 5, whose amino-acid sequence is MLIPSPEMMSWKEECMSPPSCFIQCLDHLVLTVKSIEDTVAFYSKVLGMEVVTFKGNRKALHFGNQKFNLHEAGKEFEPKARCPVPGSADICLITQVPLDQLLDHLKACGVIIEEGPVARTAALGPITSIYFRDPDENLIEVSRYCTDATAVNGGEP
- the LOC104258749 gene encoding LOW QUALITY PROTEIN: cis-aconitate decarboxylase (The sequence of the model RefSeq protein was modified relative to this genomic sequence to represent the inferred CDS: deleted 1 base in 1 codon; substituted 1 base at 1 genomic stop codon), which encodes MVYLTLQKSQKFLASSRQVHKTAAHDALRGRREDTDFCQQKVSKLLSVTDSYSNIFHRAAARSDFISVSHSSDDILSCVYKWFLDSXALVVARSAPEETVTSSFASFIHAVRPEHLSKTVRHRSKRMILDSIGVGLVGSTTHVFDIALQYCRELYSSGAVSSVYGKPGIKLSPTLAAFTNGVATHSMDFDDTWHPATHPSGAVLPALLAASQMLPPSTKPNGMDFLLAFNVGLEVQGRLMHFSTEAHDIPKRFHPPSVVGTMGSAAATAKLLSLSTAQCAHALGIAASLAGAPMANAATQAKPLHIGNATRLGFEAALLAARGMEANPLILDDIPGCSGFSVFYSVYQPKPLSTPSDHHEFLLEKQDIAFKRFPAHLGMHWVVDAALSVRNLFINYAGSFCPSLIRTIVLKIPVSKYINRPFPSSEHQARHSFQFNACAALLDGEVGLSSFTESSIQRQELRELLDKVVVEHPEDNVANFDKMYGEVALLLHSGDVLTGKCDTFYGHWRKPLSKESLLKKFRANASHVLPEEKIETIITMVDNLENLSDSSQLACNL